The following are encoded together in the Scyliorhinus torazame isolate Kashiwa2021f chromosome 6, sScyTor2.1, whole genome shotgun sequence genome:
- the LOC140425438 gene encoding uncharacterized protein: protein MLADRTAHARLRTDRTDGSVMTCPNCGSTHLKRQCPARGRRCLQCGKPGHYAALCRSAPPLSSLRSQLRRRSIRSIQQGMPDSDPDSPTDPDADCLQSPYRVGIITTHELSSTTPAQRLSILSVDPDDEWCAVLTVNKARIRFTGVSANPISQSDLDTIRARPSILPPACQLLDYNGNAIAASGSCQLGVSNKAIKATLRFEIVRPDRASLLDAHACKLLNLVQRVHTMSSSPATASPDGNLQADIDDIITQYHSVFDGMGTLLYRYKIMLKLNATPVIHAPRRVPAPLKDRLKKQLQDLQDRGIISKVMEPTDWVSSMVA, encoded by the coding sequence atgttggccgaccgcactgcgcatgcgcgattgcGCACGGATCGCACTGAcggcagcgtcatgacgtgtccaaattgtggctccacccacttaaagcggcaatgtccggcaagaggacgccgatgtctccagtgtggcaagcctggccactacgcagccctctgcagatccgctccaccgctcagcagtctgcgatcccagctgcggcgcagaagtatccgctcaatacagcaaggcatgccagattctgatcccgacagcccaacggaccctgatgctgactgcctccagtctccatatcgggtgggcatcataaccacacatgagctgtcctccaccacacctgcgcaacgcctctcgatcctcagtgtggatcccgatgacgagtggtgtgctgtcctcacagttaacaaggctcgcatccgatttaccgGGGTGTCTGCGAAccccatctcacaatccgacctcgacaccatccgggcccgaccaagcattcttccaccggcctgccagctccttgactacaatggcaatgccatagctgccagtggctcgtgtcaactaggggtatccaacaaggcgatcaaggcaacgttacgatttgaaatcgtcaggccagacagggcgtccctgctcgatgCTCACgcgtgcaagctcctgaacctggttcagcgagtccacaccatgtcatcgtcaccggctacggcctcgcctgatggaaatttgcaagccgacatagacgacattatcacgcagtaccacagtgtattcgatggaatgggcacgctcctgtaccgatacaaaataatgctcaagctgaacgccacccctgtaatccatgcaccacgtcgggtgccagcgcccctcaaggatcgtctgaaaaagcaactacaggacctccaagaccggggcatcatctcgaaggtcatggaaccaacagactgggtcagctccatggttgcGTAA